A single Defluviitalea saccharophila DNA region contains:
- a CDS encoding M23 family metallopeptidase, with protein MKRRRKKIIRRRRGRYDTLYLLLIFILLMSIFLMRKCVYKDSKKLPTLIEKAAAFNISGDILYELKKISEVTGTDFIEAIVFYSLENDFIVEENSTIDQKELFKFCMEDINKIRKKHNKKDVQKMYTIYQQALMDVKVFPIPDTGEYIYADSWGAARDYGGKRKHLGTDIIDVHNKRGSIPIVSMTDGIVEQMGWNKKGGWRVGIRAPSGAYFYYAHLDSYSSEISEGKEIKSGQCLGYMGDSGYGKDPGTVGNFPVHLHLGIMLDVSFSKEELWINPYSILKFAEYNKITWNSPDENS; from the coding sequence ATGAAAAGAAGAAGGAAAAAAATAATAAGAAGAAGGAGAGGAAGATATGATACCCTATATCTTCTTTTGATATTCATTTTATTAATGAGTATTTTTCTCATGAGAAAATGTGTTTATAAAGACAGTAAAAAGCTTCCGACGTTGATTGAAAAAGCAGCAGCCTTTAATATCTCGGGGGATATTTTATATGAGCTGAAAAAGATTTCAGAAGTAACAGGAACAGATTTTATTGAAGCGATTGTATTTTATTCTTTGGAAAATGATTTCATCGTAGAAGAAAACAGTACGATTGATCAGAAAGAACTTTTTAAATTCTGTATGGAAGATATTAATAAGATTAGAAAAAAACATAATAAAAAAGACGTACAAAAAATGTATACCATATATCAGCAGGCATTAATGGATGTTAAAGTCTTTCCTATTCCTGACACAGGAGAATATATTTATGCCGATTCATGGGGGGCAGCCAGAGACTACGGCGGCAAAAGAAAACATTTAGGAACAGATATTATTGATGTGCATAATAAAAGGGGAAGTATACCAATTGTCAGCATGACGGATGGAATTGTTGAGCAAATGGGATGGAATAAGAAGGGTGGATGGAGAGTAGGGATTAGAGCTCCCAGTGGAGCATATTTTTACTATGCTCATTTAGATTCCTATTCTTCTGAGATCAGCGAAGGGAAGGAAATCAAATCAGGACAGTGTTTAGGATATATGGGGGATTCGGGATATGGGAAAGATCCCGGTACTGTAGGAAATTTTCCGGTTCATCTGCATTTGGGCATTATGCTGGATGTTTCTTTTTCAAAGGAAGAGTTGTGGATCAACCCCTATTCTATCCTTAAGTTTGCAGAGTATAATAAAATCACTTGGAATTCGCCGGATGAAAACTCTTAG
- a CDS encoding HD-GYP domain-containing protein encodes MTGKIKISLFEMMLTLSTVIDFMSVEMNHHQLRVAYIAYRIGVEMGLSEEQLVDMIMASLIHDIGALSLQERIETFHFEVKNPHRHTEIGYKLVRQFEPLKKVAKIIRYHHENWSGWAESGSSIIPIESYIIHLADRVEILIRKDEEILGQKDRILSKVLNSTKTKFLPQALEALKAVAEKEHFWLEAVSEYIKPILSKAVTYPAIELTLNDFDNMAKLFGQVIDFRSRFTATHSSGVAITSEMLGRLLGLKEETCKLLHTAGYLHDLGKLVIPIEILEKPGKLSKEEFNVIKSHSFYTYYILETFESLEDVRTWAAFHHERLNGGGYPFHINEDKISFEARIVGVADVFTALTEDRPYRQGMEKNDVLSILDEMGKKNELDHRIIACLAEHYDEINEVRSTAQKKALKRYKDFFYTDY; translated from the coding sequence ATGACAGGAAAAATAAAAATATCCTTGTTTGAAATGATGCTTACGCTCTCTACGGTAATTGACTTTATGAGTGTAGAAATGAATCATCATCAACTTCGGGTTGCTTATATTGCATATCGTATTGGTGTAGAAATGGGGCTATCTGAAGAACAGCTGGTTGACATGATTATGGCATCCTTGATTCACGATATCGGTGCCCTTTCTCTGCAGGAAAGAATAGAAACCTTTCACTTTGAAGTGAAAAATCCTCATCGACATACAGAAATCGGATATAAATTAGTCCGACAGTTTGAACCTCTTAAAAAGGTCGCTAAGATTATTCGATACCATCATGAAAACTGGAGTGGGTGGGCAGAATCTGGTAGCAGTATTATTCCGATAGAAAGCTATATTATTCATTTAGCAGACAGAGTAGAGATATTGATTAGGAAAGATGAAGAAATTTTAGGTCAAAAGGATAGAATCCTCTCAAAAGTTTTAAATTCAACAAAGACTAAATTTTTGCCTCAAGCCCTGGAAGCTTTAAAAGCGGTCGCAGAAAAAGAGCATTTTTGGCTGGAAGCTGTTTCTGAGTATATTAAGCCTATTTTATCCAAGGCAGTAACTTATCCTGCTATTGAGCTTACTTTAAATGATTTTGACAATATGGCAAAGTTGTTTGGCCAGGTGATTGATTTTCGAAGTCGATTTACCGCAACCCATTCCAGCGGCGTAGCCATTACTTCGGAAATGCTGGGAAGGTTACTGGGCCTAAAAGAGGAAACTTGTAAGCTTCTACATACAGCAGGATATCTTCATGATTTGGGGAAGTTGGTCATTCCTATTGAGATATTGGAAAAACCGGGGAAATTATCAAAAGAGGAGTTTAATGTAATAAAAAGTCACTCCTTTTATACCTATTATATTTTAGAAACCTTTGAGAGTTTGGAAGATGTCCGTACATGGGCTGCATTTCATCACGAACGTTTAAATGGAGGAGGATATCCCTTTCACATTAATGAAGATAAGATCTCTTTTGAAGCTAGGATTGTAGGTGTCGCGGATGTTTTTACCGCATTAACGGAGGATAGACCTTATCGACAGGGAATGGAGAAAAATGACGTATTATCTATCCTTGACGAAATGGGAAAGAAAAATGAATTGGATCATAGAATCATTGCCTGTTTAGCTGAGCATTACGACGAGATTAACGAAGTAAGAAGTACTGCGCAGAAAAAGGCTTTAAAACGCTATAAAGATTTCTTCTATACAGATTATTGA
- a CDS encoding TIGR01212 family radical SAM protein (This family includes YhcC from E. coli K-12, an uncharacterized radical SAM protein.), whose product MNMEHLYRKYSDYLKEKYGEKVYKLPINLPVTCPNRDGVAGCGGCTFCGDEGAGFENLSNLIPVSEQIHKNKAYISKKYKARKFIAYFQNFSNTYMPFDTFKDVMEQAAKEDIVQLAISTRPDCIREEYLQFLLELKNKYNIDIAIELGLQTVNCHSLIKINRGHTLAEFIDAVLRIKKYGFEICAHLILNLPWDTRIDVIESAKILSALSIDQVKLHSLYIVENTVMGEQFKNKEFNMISLEEYKRRVIDFLEYLSPHIVVQRLIGRAPEENTLFVNWNTSWWKIRDEIEAEMRANNHYQGRLCNYLNGKSVRHFFEH is encoded by the coding sequence ATCAATATGGAACACTTATATAGAAAGTATTCAGATTATCTAAAAGAAAAATACGGTGAAAAAGTATATAAGCTTCCTATAAATCTCCCCGTTACTTGTCCAAATAGAGACGGAGTAGCAGGATGTGGGGGATGTACTTTCTGCGGAGACGAAGGAGCGGGGTTTGAAAATTTGTCTAATCTTATACCCGTTTCCGAGCAAATTCATAAAAACAAAGCATATATTAGCAAGAAGTACAAGGCAAGAAAATTTATTGCCTATTTCCAAAACTTTAGCAATACCTATATGCCTTTTGATACTTTTAAAGATGTTATGGAGCAGGCTGCTAAAGAAGATATCGTTCAGCTGGCGATTTCTACTAGGCCGGATTGTATCAGAGAAGAATATTTGCAATTTTTATTGGAGTTAAAGAATAAATATAATATTGATATTGCAATAGAGCTGGGGCTTCAGACAGTCAATTGCCATTCTCTCATTAAAATCAATCGGGGGCATACTTTGGCTGAATTTATTGATGCGGTACTTAGAATAAAAAAATATGGTTTTGAAATATGCGCTCATTTAATCTTAAACCTTCCCTGGGATACAAGAATAGATGTTATAGAAAGTGCAAAAATTCTGTCAGCCCTTTCTATAGACCAAGTTAAGCTTCATTCTTTATATATTGTAGAGAATACAGTCATGGGTGAACAATTTAAGAACAAAGAATTTAATATGATATCCCTTGAAGAGTACAAAAGAAGAGTGATAGATTTTCTTGAATATCTTTCCCCTCATATTGTAGTTCAAAGGCTAATAGGAAGGGCTCCTGAGGAAAACACTTTATTTGTTAATTGGAATACGAGTTGGTGGAAGATTAGAGATGAAATAGAAGCAGAGATGAGAGCAAACAATCACTATCAAGGACGGCTGTGTAACTATCTCAACGGAAAATCTGTACGGCATTTTTTTGAACACTAA
- a CDS encoding TPM domain-containing protein produces MLKKLNAFLIAFIFIVISQFSTIAGELNNVKDYLDYLTDEEESLLQESIDSVKTDYSLDAVIVITDDTEGKSSMEFADDYYDYNGYGVGSDASGLLMLVNMDQREVWISTTGKAIDIFTDSRIAEMVNHVISPLSDGNYFEASNAFIDDIKSYAEMGVPQGQHRVEGEPYYKTTYFDRVLKLMKSFYVYLIAFVISGIATILVSLSSKGSVTINNHTYEGKGSFALSSSRDDFLRETTTKTRIQTNSDSGGSSSSVHSGSSGTTHGGGGGKF; encoded by the coding sequence TTGCTTAAAAAATTAAATGCTTTTCTGATTGCTTTCATATTTATTGTTATTAGTCAATTTAGTACCATTGCCGGAGAATTAAATAATGTTAAAGATTATTTAGATTATCTGACAGATGAAGAAGAAAGTTTATTACAAGAGTCTATTGATAGTGTAAAAACGGACTATAGTCTTGATGCTGTAATCGTGATTACGGATGATACAGAAGGCAAATCTTCTATGGAATTTGCCGATGATTATTATGATTATAATGGTTATGGCGTTGGCAGTGATGCTTCAGGGTTATTAATGTTAGTTAACATGGACCAAAGGGAAGTCTGGATCTCTACAACCGGTAAAGCGATTGATATCTTTACGGACAGCAGAATTGCTGAAATGGTAAATCATGTGATAAGTCCTCTTTCAGATGGCAACTATTTTGAAGCTTCTAATGCTTTTATTGACGATATAAAATCCTATGCTGAAATGGGTGTACCTCAGGGACAGCACAGGGTAGAAGGCGAACCTTATTATAAAACAACATATTTTGACAGAGTTCTTAAGTTAATGAAATCTTTCTATGTATATCTTATAGCCTTTGTTATCTCTGGAATTGCTACAATATTAGTTTCTCTTTCTAGTAAGGGTTCCGTTACAATAAATAACCATACCTATGAAGGTAAAGGTTCTTTTGCGCTTTCAAGTAGTAGAGATGACTTTTTAAGAGAAACAACAACAAAGACACGAATTCAGACGAATTCCGATTCCGGAGGCTCATCAAGCAGTGTCCATAGCGGCAGCAGTGGAACTACCCATGGCGGCGGTGGCGGAAAATTTTAA
- a CDS encoding peptidylprolyl isomerase, with product MENKVLAIVDGREIKESDVFSLMQNLGQRGAQFRSPYGQKQLLNEIIAQELLYSEALENGFDKEESFVVVLEQMKKSLLMQYAANKLMTSVSVDDEEVRAYFEANKSIFAQPKTVAASHILVDSEEEALKILDEINNGLDFSDAARKYSKCPSKDSGGALGEFSQGKMVPEFEQAAFSMEPGEISKPVQTQFGYHIIKVDQVNEAKESSFEEVKDEVKNQCLFNKQQEVYIEKQEELKKKYSVEILD from the coding sequence ATGGAAAATAAGGTATTAGCCATTGTGGATGGCAGAGAAATCAAAGAGTCAGATGTATTTTCACTTATGCAAAACTTAGGACAGCGTGGAGCACAATTTAGAAGTCCTTACGGACAAAAACAATTACTGAATGAAATCATTGCTCAAGAATTACTTTACTCTGAAGCTTTAGAAAACGGATTCGATAAGGAAGAAAGCTTTGTTGTTGTATTGGAGCAAATGAAGAAATCCCTGCTTATGCAGTATGCTGCAAATAAATTAATGACTTCCGTTTCCGTAGACGATGAAGAAGTCAGAGCATATTTTGAAGCAAATAAATCCATTTTTGCCCAACCAAAAACTGTTGCTGCAAGTCATATTTTAGTTGATAGTGAAGAAGAAGCATTGAAAATATTAGATGAAATTAATAACGGTTTGGATTTTTCTGATGCAGCCCGCAAATACTCAAAATGTCCTTCCAAAGATAGCGGCGGTGCTCTTGGAGAATTCTCTCAAGGTAAAATGGTACCCGAATTCGAACAAGCTGCTTTTTCCATGGAACCCGGTGAAATCAGTAAGCCTGTTCAAACTCAATTCGGCTATCACATCATTAAAGTGGATCAAGTAAATGAAGCAAAGGAAAGTTCCTTTGAAGAAGTAAAAGATGAAGTGAAAAACCAATGCTTATTCAACAAACAACAAGAAGTATATATAGAAAAGCAAGAAGAACTAAAGAAAAAATATTCAGTAGAAATTCTTGACTAA
- a CDS encoding uracil-DNA glycosylase, with the protein MKGLSQFVEELAAMEVTQNVFNQYSYQLEENSIRRENLLIYLNQMYQLRPKVLLVGEAPGYRGCRLTGVPFTSEHLLMHNMDGLNLFGRENGYKLVSENTKLLKEATATIIWSTLIEHNLIALGWNAFPFHPHKKDNPASNRAPFKKELELGQKPLLQIIELFGIKKIIAVGNKAEENLNSLGISCDKVRHPAQGGK; encoded by the coding sequence ATGAAAGGCTTAAGCCAATTCGTAGAAGAATTAGCAGCTATGGAAGTTACTCAGAATGTATTTAATCAGTACTCTTATCAATTAGAGGAGAATTCCATAAGAAGGGAGAATCTTTTAATATACCTAAATCAGATGTACCAATTAAGACCTAAGGTTTTACTTGTAGGAGAAGCCCCGGGGTACAGAGGGTGCCGTCTAACGGGAGTTCCTTTTACCAGTGAGCATTTGCTTATGCATAATATGGATGGGTTAAATTTATTCGGCAGAGAAAACGGTTATAAGTTGGTTTCTGAGAACACCAAATTATTAAAGGAAGCTACGGCTACGATTATTTGGAGTACTCTTATTGAGCATAATCTTATTGCCTTAGGGTGGAACGCTTTTCCTTTTCATCCCCATAAAAAGGATAATCCAGCCAGCAATAGAGCACCCTTTAAAAAAGAACTGGAGCTTGGGCAGAAACCCCTTCTACAGATCATAGAATTATTTGGTATTAAAAAAATTATTGCTGTAGGGAATAAAGCAGAAGAGAATCTGAATAGCTTAGGAATAAGTTGTGATAAAGTAAGACATCCGGCTCAGGGCGGAAAATGA
- a CDS encoding GNAT family N-acetyltransferase — protein sequence MNIIIREYQDKDIPSMIDVWNEVVEDGNAFPQIESLTYEQAKNFFASQTYTGVAVDGDEILGLYILHPNNIGRCGHISNASYAVKKGCRGRSIGEKLVRDSIKQGRKHGFKILQFNAVVSTNTAAIRLYEKIGFHKLGIIPEGFMMKDGSYIDIILYYIEL from the coding sequence ATGAATATTATCATAAGAGAATATCAAGACAAAGATATACCATCCATGATAGACGTTTGGAATGAAGTAGTGGAAGACGGGAACGCCTTTCCTCAAATAGAGAGCCTAACTTATGAACAGGCAAAAAATTTTTTTGCATCTCAGACCTATACCGGTGTAGCGGTGGATGGAGATGAGATCCTTGGTTTATATATTTTACATCCTAATAATATTGGACGCTGTGGTCATATATCCAATGCTTCTTATGCAGTAAAAAAAGGATGCAGAGGCCGAAGTATTGGAGAAAAATTAGTTAGGGATTCTATAAAGCAGGGAAGAAAGCATGGATTTAAGATACTTCAATTTAATGCAGTAGTTTCTACAAATACGGCAGCAATTCGATTGTATGAAAAAATAGGTTTCCATAAATTAGGTATAATCCCTGAGGGATTTATGATGAAAGATGGCAGTTACATAGATATTATACTGTATTATATTGAGCTATAA
- a CDS encoding HAD family hydrolase, with amino-acid sequence MKNIIFDVDGTLWDTTEVVAKGWNKAIQEIGGTAAYITAATLKKEFGKPMDVIANNLFFDADEERRKLILEKCCEYEHDALNENTDNLLFPDVKETIEKLSEKNRLFIVSNCQSGYIELFMKKVGIEEYITDHECFGDTGKSKGENIKLLMERNNINDAVYVGDTQGDYEASVFAGIPFIYAKYGFGHPENYDYAIDGIKELLNLIEEL; translated from the coding sequence ATGAAAAACATAATATTCGATGTTGATGGCACTTTATGGGATACAACTGAGGTAGTGGCAAAGGGATGGAACAAGGCAATTCAAGAAATTGGTGGAACGGCTGCTTATATAACAGCTGCCACTCTGAAAAAAGAGTTTGGTAAGCCGATGGATGTAATAGCAAATAATTTATTCTTTGATGCCGATGAAGAAAGAAGAAAATTGATATTGGAAAAATGTTGTGAATATGAACATGATGCCTTAAATGAGAATACGGACAATCTGCTTTTCCCTGATGTAAAGGAAACCATTGAAAAATTATCTGAGAAAAATCGATTGTTCATTGTTAGCAACTGTCAGTCAGGATACATAGAATTGTTTATGAAAAAAGTAGGAATAGAAGAATATATCACTGACCATGAATGTTTTGGAGATACAGGAAAGAGCAAGGGTGAAAACATCAAGCTTTTAATGGAGAGAAATAATATTAATGATGCAGTATATGTTGGGGATACTCAAGGCGATTATGAGGCTTCGGTATTTGCGGGAATTCCTTTTATATATGCAAAGTACGGTTTTGGACATCCGGAGAATTATGACTATGCAATTGATGGCATAAAAGAATTGCTAAACTTGATCGAAGAACTCTAA
- a CDS encoding methyl-accepting chemotaxis protein, whose translation MKNNIGIAQRLIVTFILLSILPLSVVGTFSYLNAEQTVKNKVGSYSGKMVEQIAMNIDSRIEEFERIHKMINTNMKLIDNLQNLDSVSSFDKTKIVREIDNDIISIVASNSHIRAANIIKSNGESFGSGFVSISTGGKTINKSEQIQQLLDLINGSDGKTLWVTGLFDSYEYIYLITQIRSINTSEPIGGIVISINSKGIHSVLEKANLGSGEISLINENKEIISSIDEEKLGAVLEDDFLNKIYGENLSGYFTDSDYVISYATTNNGWKIITKEPVSALMKEMEAVRHGNIVVVVLCIIIAIIVGMTISFSISNPLKVIMDLMGKVEQGNLVVSCPITGKNEIGRLSDSFNKMIENIRNLILETDTVVKKVEQDTAVIRNASEKTANAATQVSSAINELSEGSMVQAKEAEHTTMLMENLAKNINHIIKEIQDVMNIIEETESSRDYASHTMEQLNEKTKTALESSHTIHGEIQQLSNETKEVIQVVNVIESISEQTNLLALNAAIEAARAGETGKGFAVVAEEIRKLAMGTKEATRMISSILTNIQGKTKRAVSVVTESDKIFEEQKAIVFETNNAFNRMAECMQNMIQRIEEVMKKINDIEIQKDQSVEAIVHIAAIVEEGAASIEEVTATSEEQASSAEQLSILANNLMSVVRSLNSTLSRFKIE comes from the coding sequence ATGAAAAACAATATTGGAATCGCTCAAAGACTGATTGTTACATTTATCCTTTTGAGTATTTTACCATTGAGTGTTGTTGGTACATTTTCATATTTGAATGCTGAACAAACCGTTAAAAACAAAGTAGGATCTTATTCTGGGAAGATGGTTGAACAGATTGCCATGAATATAGATTCTAGAATAGAAGAATTTGAAAGAATTCATAAAATGATTAATACTAACATGAAACTGATAGATAACTTACAAAACTTAGACTCCGTAAGCAGCTTTGATAAAACAAAAATTGTTAGGGAAATAGATAATGATATTATTTCGATTGTAGCTTCGAACAGTCATATCAGAGCAGCTAATATTATAAAAAGTAACGGAGAAAGCTTTGGTTCAGGATTTGTTTCGATTTCAACAGGGGGAAAGACAATAAATAAAAGTGAACAAATCCAACAATTATTAGATCTTATAAATGGTTCGGATGGAAAAACTCTGTGGGTCACCGGGTTATTTGATTCCTATGAATATATTTATTTGATCACACAAATACGTAGTATAAATACAAGTGAGCCTATTGGCGGCATAGTTATCAGTATTAATAGTAAAGGAATCCATTCAGTCCTTGAAAAAGCCAATCTTGGCAGTGGAGAGATTTCTTTAATCAATGAAAACAAAGAAATCATTTCAAGTATAGATGAAGAAAAATTAGGTGCGGTTCTTGAAGATGACTTTTTAAATAAAATATATGGAGAAAATCTATCAGGCTATTTTACAGATTCAGATTATGTTATAAGCTATGCAACGACCAATAATGGGTGGAAAATCATAACCAAAGAACCTGTTTCAGCCTTAATGAAGGAAATGGAAGCTGTTAGACACGGAAACATAGTAGTAGTCGTTTTATGCATCATTATTGCTATTATTGTAGGGATGACGATTTCCTTTAGTATCTCAAATCCATTAAAAGTGATTATGGATTTGATGGGAAAAGTGGAACAAGGCAATCTCGTTGTGTCCTGTCCTATTACAGGAAAAAATGAAATAGGAAGATTATCTGATAGTTTTAATAAAATGATTGAAAATATCAGAAATTTAATTCTGGAAACAGATACCGTAGTAAAAAAAGTAGAGCAAGATACAGCGGTTATTAGAAATGCTTCAGAAAAAACAGCAAACGCAGCGACCCAGGTTTCCTCTGCAATTAATGAATTGTCAGAAGGTTCCATGGTACAAGCAAAAGAAGCTGAACATACTACCATGTTAATGGAGAACCTGGCTAAAAATATCAACCATATTATTAAAGAAATACAAGATGTTATGAATATCATTGAGGAAACGGAAAGCTCAAGGGATTATGCATCCCATACGATGGAACAGCTTAATGAAAAAACAAAGACTGCATTAGAGTCTTCTCATACGATTCATGGAGAAATACAACAGTTAAGCAACGAAACAAAAGAAGTTATTCAAGTTGTTAACGTGATAGAAAGCATCAGTGAGCAGACCAATTTACTCGCGCTTAACGCAGCTATAGAAGCAGCTAGAGCAGGAGAAACAGGAAAAGGCTTTGCAGTGGTTGCAGAAGAAATCCGTAAATTAGCTATGGGAACTAAGGAAGCCACCAGGATGATTAGTTCAATTCTTACCAACATCCAAGGCAAAACGAAGCGAGCTGTATCAGTTGTTACAGAATCCGATAAGATCTTTGAAGAGCAGAAAGCCATTGTTTTTGAAACAAACAATGCGTTTAATAGAATGGCAGAATGTATGCAGAATATGATTCAGCGGATTGAAGAGGTCATGAAAAAGATTAATGATATCGAAATCCAAAAAGATCAGTCGGTGGAAGCGATTGTACATATTGCAGCTATAGTAGAGGAAGGAGCGGCATCTATTGAAGAAGTTACAGCAACCAGCGAGGAACAAGCCAGTTCTGCAGAACAATTATCCATATTGGCAAACAATCTTATGTCAGTGGTGAGAAGCTTAAACAGTACTTTGTCTCGATTCAAAATTGAGTAA